In a genomic window of Temperatibacter marinus:
- a CDS encoding DsbA family protein, protein MTDYTTQQSGASKSNPDRFTRWLQSKILTSIGSEKAQKKLWANSEKKRLKDNRGHVVYYFHQSQDGYSDLAVQTLKPLLERYDIELIMHLVTAECGYNAPEPDLLEKYSYTDASLIAPCFGLQSPQSMSDEAVMAIQDSYGSAAQGSLSERQDVGNQLRARLGHYSGAMFYYEGEWYWGIDRLYHLENRLRLFGADKYPEQGFLYPRPEIIQDQAAKGPSLTLEFYASLRSPYTALAYDQTVKFARKTGVNLIIKPVLPMVMRGVPATRQKGMYIFKDAAREARAQDIPYGKFYDPIGEPVKKGYSLYHWAKTHDKGEQFLSAFLNAAFVEGINTNTNNGLKTVCKNVGLDWSDAISHLDEIEWTEVLESNRLDMYEFGLWGVPSYRLLDEAGNEVIKAWGQDRLWLIAKFISKIGYL, encoded by the coding sequence ATGACAGATTATACGACCCAACAATCAGGCGCTTCAAAGAGTAATCCGGATAGATTTACTCGTTGGCTTCAGTCAAAAATATTGACCTCTATTGGGAGCGAAAAAGCACAAAAAAAATTATGGGCAAACTCTGAAAAGAAACGCCTAAAAGATAATCGTGGTCATGTTGTTTATTACTTTCATCAAAGTCAAGATGGCTATTCCGATTTGGCAGTTCAAACCCTTAAACCGCTGCTAGAGCGTTATGACATAGAACTCATCATGCATCTTGTAACTGCTGAGTGCGGTTATAATGCCCCTGAACCTGACTTATTAGAAAAATATTCTTATACAGATGCATCTCTCATTGCCCCTTGTTTTGGTCTCCAAAGTCCTCAGAGTATGTCTGATGAAGCGGTGATGGCGATCCAGGACTCATATGGATCAGCAGCTCAGGGCTCTCTTAGTGAAAGGCAAGACGTTGGGAATCAATTGCGCGCTAGGCTTGGGCATTATAGTGGGGCAATGTTTTATTATGAGGGTGAATGGTATTGGGGGATCGACAGGCTCTATCATCTAGAAAATCGCCTAAGACTGTTTGGAGCAGATAAATATCCAGAGCAAGGTTTTCTCTATCCACGACCTGAAATTATTCAGGATCAGGCTGCAAAGGGACCTAGTTTAACGCTGGAGTTTTATGCCTCCTTGAGAAGTCCTTATACAGCGCTTGCCTATGATCAAACTGTTAAATTTGCTCGCAAGACAGGCGTAAATCTTATTATTAAACCTGTCCTCCCTATGGTCATGCGCGGTGTACCTGCAACACGACAGAAGGGGATGTATATCTTTAAAGATGCTGCGCGTGAAGCTCGTGCTCAAGATATCCCTTATGGAAAGTTCTATGATCCAATTGGGGAACCTGTGAAGAAAGGATATAGTCTTTATCATTGGGCGAAAACCCATGACAAAGGGGAGCAGTTTCTGAGTGCCTTTTTAAATGCGGCTTTTGTGGAGGGTATCAATACTAACACGAACAATGGACTGAAGACTGTTTGCAAGAATGTTGGTCTCGATTGGTCAGATGCGATAAGTCACCTTGATGAAATAGAATGGACAGAGGTATTAGAATCTAATAGGCTTGATATGTATGAGTTTGGATTATGGGGAGTTCCAAGTTACAGACTGCTTGATGAAGCAGGTAATGAAGTGATTAAAGCTTGGGGGCAAGATAGACTTTGGTTGATCGCAAAGTTTATAAGTAAAATAGGATATTTATGA
- a CDS encoding fatty acid desaturase, with protein MSLPSKSDDPKLFKMLLKRPSIAWPTLLLLVSAYGIFSLTLLAYSDAALSLPWVILWNSIASYMAFTVAHDGTHNAISTNQHVNDWAGRAAIALLEPGPFFKVFRFIHMRHHQYTNDPEKDPDTYCGHGPAWVMPLRWLSLDVIYFKTYLQKENFSKSKKAEKIEFFLCLIFAILVISTVTLLGLLEAYLLLFFIPTRIAKLFIVFGFDFLPHYPHKITVKENRYQCTSNRVGLEWLLTPLFISQNYHLVHHIYPSVPFYRYLKIWNARLDYHNAKKPAITDTFAITPKVKNNT; from the coding sequence ATGTCTCTTCCTTCAAAATCGGATGATCCTAAGCTGTTTAAAATGCTCTTAAAGCGCCCCAGCATTGCTTGGCCGACCCTTCTCTTACTGGTCTCCGCCTATGGGATATTCAGCCTCACTCTGTTGGCTTATTCTGACGCAGCCCTGTCCCTTCCCTGGGTCATCTTATGGAATTCAATCGCGTCTTATATGGCTTTCACGGTGGCCCATGATGGGACGCATAATGCAATTAGCACAAACCAACACGTAAATGACTGGGCCGGACGCGCTGCTATAGCCCTTTTAGAGCCAGGGCCATTTTTTAAAGTCTTTCGTTTTATTCATATGCGCCACCATCAATATACCAACGATCCAGAAAAAGATCCTGATACTTACTGTGGTCATGGACCCGCATGGGTTATGCCTCTAAGGTGGTTAAGTCTTGATGTCATTTATTTCAAAACCTATTTGCAGAAAGAAAACTTCAGCAAGAGTAAAAAAGCTGAAAAAATAGAATTTTTCCTCTGCCTGATTTTTGCAATTCTAGTTATCAGTACAGTCACCCTTTTGGGATTGTTAGAGGCTTACCTTCTATTATTTTTTATTCCCACACGTATTGCAAAATTATTCATTGTATTTGGCTTTGATTTCTTACCGCACTACCCCCATAAAATAACCGTGAAAGAAAATCGCTATCAATGCACCTCTAACCGTGTTGGTCTAGAGTGGCTTCTAACCCCTCTATTCATCTCGCAAAATTACCATCTCGTGCACCATATTTATCCTTCAGTACCCTTCTATCGCTATCTTAAAATTTGGAATGCTAGACTAGATTATCATAACGCTAAAAAGCCTGCGATAACCGATACATTCGCGATAACGCCGAAAGTAAAAAATAATACTTAG
- a CDS encoding saccharopine dehydrogenase family protein, whose translation MEKFDIIIYGATSFVGDIIVAYMMDKYGTDRGISWAIAGRSEAKLLDLREKHKAQDIPYFIADAGDEESLKALVDQTKVILSTVGPYALYGEPLVKICTETGTDYCDLTGEIQWYKKMLDHYEEAAKKSGARIVHCSGFDSIPSDMGVFYLQEHAKQKTGSYLTQVDMRVAKIKGGASGGTIASMVNLTKEAVKDPKVRKLVKNPYSICPEGHGFTVRQHNVSKAEFDEQYHAWIAPFVMEAVNSRVVHRSNALRDKAYGRDFKYSEAMVMGRDSNGKSRARKMSLGLTIFMTLAALAPTRWILEKFILPKPGEGPSPKEQETGMYDLRFVGRSDQGDKLTLKLTGDKDPGYGSTSKMISETAVCLAALDKLEKKGGFWTPSTLFGHTLIERLEQNAGLTFEILNE comes from the coding sequence ATGGAAAAATTTGATATAATCATTTATGGGGCAACAAGTTTTGTTGGGGATATTATTGTCGCCTATATGATGGATAAATACGGTACTGATCGTGGTATTTCTTGGGCCATTGCAGGACGAAGCGAAGCCAAATTGCTTGATCTAAGAGAAAAGCATAAAGCGCAAGATATTCCTTATTTTATTGCGGATGCAGGGGACGAAGAGTCCTTGAAGGCCCTAGTGGATCAAACCAAAGTAATATTATCAACAGTTGGCCCTTATGCATTGTACGGAGAACCTCTTGTTAAAATTTGTACTGAAACAGGTACAGATTACTGTGATTTAACAGGTGAAATCCAGTGGTATAAAAAAATGCTCGATCACTATGAGGAAGCAGCGAAGAAATCTGGTGCACGCATTGTCCATTGTAGTGGTTTTGATTCTATTCCATCTGATATGGGCGTGTTTTATCTGCAGGAGCATGCCAAACAAAAGACAGGATCTTATTTGACGCAGGTGGATATGCGCGTTGCCAAAATCAAAGGGGGAGCCAGCGGAGGGACTATAGCAAGTATGGTCAATTTGACAAAAGAAGCTGTCAAAGACCCGAAAGTACGTAAACTTGTTAAAAATCCTTATAGTATTTGTCCTGAAGGGCATGGGTTCACCGTGCGACAGCATAATGTTAGCAAGGCAGAATTTGACGAACAGTATCATGCTTGGATTGCACCTTTTGTCATGGAAGCTGTGAACTCGCGGGTTGTGCATCGTTCGAACGCCCTGCGTGATAAGGCCTATGGCAGAGATTTTAAATATAGTGAAGCAATGGTGATGGGTCGTGACTCTAATGGAAAGTCGCGAGCACGTAAAATGAGTTTAGGCTTAACTATTTTTATGACACTCGCGGCATTAGCGCCTACACGATGGATCTTGGAAAAATTTATTTTGCCCAAACCTGGAGAAGGGCCTTCACCAAAAGAACAAGAGACAGGTATGTATGATCTAAGGTTTGTTGGACGTTCAGATCAAGGTGATAAATTGACGCTGAAACTTACCGGAGATAAAGATCCTGGATATGGTAGTACCTCTAAAATGATATCTGAAACCGCAGTTTGCCTTGCTGCGTTAGATAAACTAGAGAAGAAGGGCGGTTTTTGGACACCTTCCACTCTTTTTGGGCATACTCTGATAGAGAGATTAGAGCAAAATGCTGGCTTAACTTTTGAAATATTGAATGAGTAA
- a CDS encoding arylsulfatase: MKYIIGALISLCVFLPLPIHTSKALYASEDNNASKTKKPNIILLLADDLGYTDLGSYGSEISTPVIDALASKGIRFTNYHTAANCSPARAMLMTGVNNHSAGVGNIRETRPDATRKMPAYDGVLSHRTVTIATLLQDNGYNTYMAGKWHLGQTPDKLPFNRGFHRTFSLGDSGADNWEDRPYIPLYKEANWYADGKPADLPDDFYSSEFLVDKLIEFIDSDLEGGKPFFGYLPFQAVHIPIQAPQNFIDKYMGKYDAGWHALRQSRLKGAIDQGIVPANTKMNEMSTTLNWESLSEGERRYEAKRMAVYGAMVEAMDHHLGRLIQYLKDRGEYDNTIFIFTSDNGTHSSGRDNQQSGLLTRLSNRRTGYTSEYNTLGLQGSYNAISLSFASASASPLSYYKFYTSEGGMRVPLIISGDLVKDKGRISDAFSFATDITPTILDIVGAPRPSDIYAGRRIEKISGNSLVPVLQNKMVKVYPEEQPVAYELAGNSALFMGDYKIRHLRSPIGNNEWQLFNILKDPGETEDLKTIQPLQFQRMLSAYELWAKEAGVYEVPESYGNHIRQLLLNTLVMNRNSIISLILLMLILLPFGVYWRMKSKD; this comes from the coding sequence ATGAAATATATTATTGGTGCCCTAATCAGTCTTTGTGTTTTTTTACCCCTGCCTATTCATACTTCAAAGGCTTTATATGCTTCTGAGGATAATAATGCTTCAAAGACTAAAAAACCCAATATTATTTTACTTCTGGCGGATGACCTTGGATATACAGATTTAGGGTCCTATGGCAGTGAAATTTCAACGCCCGTTATCGACGCTCTGGCGTCTAAAGGCATCAGGTTTACGAATTATCATACTGCAGCAAATTGTTCTCCTGCTCGCGCGATGCTTATGACTGGGGTTAATAACCATAGTGCAGGTGTGGGCAATATTCGTGAAACGCGGCCCGATGCAACAAGAAAGATGCCAGCTTATGATGGTGTTCTATCGCATCGCACTGTGACTATCGCCACACTTTTGCAGGATAATGGATATAACACCTATATGGCGGGGAAGTGGCATCTGGGCCAAACACCCGATAAATTGCCCTTTAATCGAGGGTTTCATAGGACTTTTTCTCTAGGGGATAGTGGGGCTGATAATTGGGAAGATCGTCCTTATATCCCTCTTTATAAAGAAGCGAATTGGTATGCGGACGGCAAGCCTGCCGATTTGCCAGATGATTTTTATTCTTCAGAATTTTTAGTGGATAAGCTTATCGAATTTATTGATAGCGATCTTGAAGGCGGAAAACCTTTCTTTGGCTATTTACCTTTTCAAGCAGTGCATATTCCCATTCAGGCCCCTCAGAATTTTATCGATAAATATATGGGAAAATATGATGCTGGGTGGCATGCGCTACGTCAATCCAGATTAAAAGGCGCAATTGATCAAGGTATTGTTCCGGCGAATACAAAAATGAACGAAATGTCAACGACGCTTAATTGGGAAAGTTTATCAGAAGGTGAGAGGCGATATGAAGCCAAAAGGATGGCTGTATACGGCGCCATGGTGGAAGCCATGGATCATCATTTAGGGCGGCTGATTCAATATCTAAAGGACAGAGGTGAATATGATAATACCATCTTTATTTTCACCTCAGACAATGGCACACATTCTTCGGGTAGAGATAATCAGCAATCTGGTCTATTAACACGTCTAAGCAATCGTCGCACAGGTTATACAAGTGAGTATAATACCTTGGGTCTACAGGGCAGTTATAATGCTATTTCATTGAGTTTTGCCAGCGCATCAGCTTCACCTCTCTCTTACTATAAATTTTATACTTCTGAAGGCGGGATGCGCGTCCCTCTTATCATTTCTGGTGACCTTGTAAAAGACAAAGGTCGTATATCTGATGCCTTTAGTTTTGCGACTGATATTACACCAACAATTCTAGATATAGTAGGAGCTCCAAGACCAAGTGACATTTATGCAGGACGTCGGATTGAAAAAATATCAGGGAATAGTCTTGTGCCAGTGCTACAAAATAAGATGGTTAAAGTATATCCAGAAGAACAACCTGTTGCTTATGAACTCGCAGGAAATAGTGCTCTCTTTATGGGTGATTATAAAATCCGACACTTGCGCAGCCCCATTGGCAATAATGAGTGGCAGCTATTTAATATCCTTAAAGATCCTGGCGAGACAGAAGATCTTAAAACTATCCAGCCGCTTCAGTTTCAGCGGATGCTGTCAGCATATGAATTATGGGCTAAAGAGGCGGGTGTTTACGAAGTCCCTGAAAGCTATGGTAACCATATAAGACAACTTTTACTGAACACGCTTGTGATGAATAGAAATTCAATCATCTCTCTTATTTTGTTGATGCTGATATTATTGCCTTTTGGTGTTTATTGGCGCATGAAATCGAAGGATTAG
- a CDS encoding long-chain-acyl-CoA synthetase: protein MFKKLYSQLKFIRGMSHILKIMKGQEPEATRTLIDDIEASIDRSRDKLAIIDEQGSYTFAEFEARANRYAHWAKQQGWSAGDTVALMMENSIDYPAVWFGLGKVGIITALINSNLEGKGLIHSISIANSKAVITRGRQAISVANIQNSLDSDLTVWDLDGKVGNYLEVALSEVNDVRPDRIHRAHLCGRDTALYIYTSGTTGLPKAARIPHMRLSRSARIPVAMCGLRNTDIVYIVLPLYHITGGALGMGGALLKGATTVIRKQFSASNFWNDLHDHKVTVFFYVGELCRYLVNSDPHELERSHSLRAGVGNGMRGDVWRKFVDRFKVTHMHELYGSTEGNVAFINMDGTIGAVGQMPAWAGKKLGMDFVKFDIEKELPVRDPQGRCIRAEIDEIGEVIGRIEDTGMNKFDGYHEKKATEAKILHDVFTPGDKWFRTGDLMKRDNYGYIYFIDRIGDTYRWKGENVATNEVADVLSDFEAIETANVYGVSVPGNDGRAGMAALTLSGSIDYEDLLAYLQSNLPSYALPIFLRIQDHASMTGNFKFQKVTVQKEGFDISNIKENVMFLCPEEKAYGPLTVDKYRRLITEDYRL from the coding sequence ATGTTCAAGAAACTATACAGCCAACTGAAATTCATTCGAGGCATGTCTCATATTCTCAAGATCATGAAGGGACAAGAGCCGGAAGCGACAAGAACTTTGATAGATGATATTGAAGCCTCCATCGACAGAAGCAGAGACAAGCTTGCTATTATTGATGAACAGGGATCTTACACTTTTGCAGAGTTTGAGGCGCGTGCCAATCGTTATGCTCACTGGGCCAAACAGCAAGGATGGTCTGCTGGCGACACCGTCGCCTTGATGATGGAAAACTCTATAGATTATCCCGCTGTATGGTTTGGGCTCGGTAAGGTTGGGATCATTACTGCTCTCATAAACTCAAATCTTGAAGGCAAAGGTCTTATACATTCTATATCTATAGCGAATAGCAAAGCAGTCATTACCAGAGGCCGGCAAGCGATATCAGTCGCAAATATTCAAAATTCCTTAGACAGTGATCTCACAGTATGGGATTTAGATGGAAAGGTTGGAAATTATTTAGAAGTAGCTCTGTCAGAAGTAAATGATGTACGCCCTGATCGAATCCATAGAGCCCATTTATGCGGGCGTGATACTGCCCTCTATATATACACGTCTGGGACTACCGGACTGCCAAAAGCGGCACGTATACCCCACATGCGTCTGAGTCGCTCGGCCCGCATTCCTGTTGCAATGTGTGGTCTCAGAAACACGGATATCGTCTATATAGTTTTACCGCTTTATCATATCACAGGCGGGGCATTAGGCATGGGCGGTGCTTTATTAAAAGGAGCCACTACAGTTATCAGAAAACAATTCTCTGCATCAAACTTTTGGAATGATTTACATGACCATAAAGTAACAGTCTTTTTCTATGTTGGGGAATTATGCCGATATCTCGTAAACTCAGATCCTCATGAATTAGAGAGGTCCCATAGCCTAAGAGCTGGAGTTGGCAATGGGATGCGAGGCGATGTCTGGCGGAAATTTGTCGACCGTTTCAAAGTCACTCATATGCATGAATTATATGGATCGACAGAGGGCAATGTTGCTTTCATAAATATGGATGGAACAATTGGTGCTGTTGGTCAAATGCCTGCTTGGGCAGGCAAGAAATTAGGTATGGATTTTGTTAAGTTTGATATTGAAAAGGAACTGCCTGTTCGCGACCCACAAGGACGGTGTATCAGAGCTGAGATAGATGAGATAGGTGAAGTCATTGGTCGTATTGAAGATACCGGCATGAATAAATTTGATGGCTATCACGAGAAAAAAGCGACGGAAGCGAAAATTCTTCATGATGTCTTCACACCAGGAGACAAATGGTTCAGAACCGGAGACCTTATGAAGCGAGATAACTATGGTTATATCTATTTTATCGATCGTATTGGAGACACATATCGCTGGAAAGGTGAAAATGTAGCCACCAATGAAGTTGCTGATGTGCTCTCAGACTTTGAAGCTATTGAAACAGCCAATGTTTACGGCGTTTCTGTGCCAGGAAATGATGGGCGTGCCGGTATGGCGGCACTTACCTTATCAGGTTCCATAGATTATGAAGATCTGCTTGCCTACCTTCAATCAAATTTACCCAGCTATGCACTCCCTATATTCTTGAGAATTCAAGATCATGCGAGCATGACTGGGAATTTCAAGTTTCAAAAAGTGACGGTCCAAAAAGAAGGGTTTGATATCTCTAATATAAAGGAAAATGTCATGTTTTTATGTCCTGAAGAAAAAGCATATGGACCCCTGACAGTCGATAAATACCGCCGTTTAATAACTGAGGATTATCGATTGTAA
- a CDS encoding SDR family oxidoreductase: protein MTNLFDLNGKIALVTGASRGIGESIARTLADAGAHVIVSSRKAVDCMAVVDAIKTDGGCASVFECNVGNMDDIHAIFNHIQDEFGKLDILVNNAAANPYFGPILDTPDWAFEKTVEVNLRGYFYMSVEAGKIMREQGSGSIINTASVNALQPGMHQGIYSVSKAAVVSMTKSFAKECGQFGIRVNALLPGLTKTKFAGALFENGDMYNAFLKQIPLGIHALPEQMAGTVLYLASDASSYTTGECIVVDGGLTI from the coding sequence ATGACTAACTTATTTGATTTAAATGGAAAAATTGCGCTTGTTACCGGCGCCAGTCGGGGGATTGGCGAAAGCATTGCGAGAACACTGGCCGATGCTGGTGCCCATGTCATTGTTTCCAGTCGCAAGGCGGTCGACTGTATGGCTGTTGTTGATGCCATTAAAACTGACGGTGGTTGTGCCAGCGTTTTTGAATGCAACGTGGGCAACATGGACGATATTCATGCAATCTTTAATCATATCCAAGATGAATTTGGCAAACTGGATATTCTCGTCAATAACGCCGCTGCTAATCCTTATTTCGGCCCTATATTAGACACACCCGATTGGGCCTTCGAAAAAACTGTTGAAGTGAATTTACGTGGATATTTTTATATGTCTGTTGAGGCAGGCAAGATTATGCGCGAGCAAGGAAGTGGTTCGATCATCAATACAGCGTCAGTGAACGCCTTACAACCGGGCATGCACCAAGGTATCTATTCCGTTTCTAAAGCTGCTGTTGTCTCAATGACAAAATCTTTTGCTAAAGAATGCGGTCAATTTGGTATTCGCGTGAACGCTTTATTACCCGGCCTGACAAAAACAAAATTTGCAGGGGCATTATTTGAAAACGGAGACATGTATAATGCATTTCTAAAGCAAATTCCCCTTGGTATACATGCCCTACCAGAGCAAATGGCAGGCACTGTTCTCTATCTTGCTTCTGATGCATCTAGTTATACAACAGGGGAGTGCATAGTCGTTGATGGTGGCCTTACAATCTAG
- a CDS encoding TetR/AcrR family transcriptional regulator, which produces MTVVKKKSHNDGRKARSLKSREAIKKALGDLMSEGVRIPTAQQVSDRAKVGIRTVFRHFDDMESLFYSLHEDIKESEYGFLRQSIIEGPLEERVDAFLRARHVLYIKYREMILSTLSQLWKYQALKNTYEDLNSIFKQHLFLCLPELKGKDVPTQQFVEALVSFEAWNRLTRHQGMSRDDAKDLLQGQLESLLK; this is translated from the coding sequence ATGACAGTTGTGAAAAAAAAATCACATAATGATGGCCGTAAAGCCAGAAGCCTAAAGAGCAGAGAGGCCATAAAAAAGGCCTTGGGTGATTTGATGAGTGAGGGCGTTCGTATTCCTACAGCGCAACAAGTTTCTGATAGAGCAAAGGTTGGTATTCGGACTGTTTTCCGTCACTTTGATGATATGGAAAGTCTGTTTTATTCACTTCATGAAGATATTAAAGAATCAGAATATGGGTTTCTTAGGCAATCCATTATTGAAGGGCCGCTTGAAGAGAGAGTTGATGCTTTTTTGAGAGCGCGTCATGTCTTATATATTAAATATAGAGAAATGATTTTAAGTACACTCAGTCAGTTATGGAAATACCAAGCTCTCAAGAACACCTATGAGGATTTAAACAGTATTTTCAAACAGCATTTATTTCTTTGTTTGCCAGAACTTAAGGGTAAAGATGTTCCTACTCAACAATTTGTTGAAGCTCTTGTTTCTTTTGAAGCTTGGAACCGTCTTACAAGACACCAAGGAATGAGCCGAGACGACGCTAAAGATCTTTTACAAGGGCAACTAGAGAGTTTATTGAAATAA
- a CDS encoding sulfatase-like hydrolase/transferase, with product MKKFLIFFTLVIAVGGSVAWFNRIELMLFMISKRTDAQYDIRPNREVVWQQGPETESKALNQKPNIIFIVLDDVGYNDISTFGGGIAGGLLKTPHIDKLASESVVFRQSYAGNATCAPSRGMMMTGRYQNTTGYEFTPFPGGAGPLISVSNSIDRNMPETLPGFENDVPFENQGLPAEEVTIAEVLKERGYYTAHIGKWHMGRYNGMAPNDQGFDDSLYMHSGLYLPEDHPDVVNAKLEQDPIDKILWARLRYSATFNNATDEDLFQPKGYLTDFWTNESVKVIKANKNRPFFLYLAHWGTHTPLQATRADYEAVGDIKPHNRRVYAAMMRAIDRSVGKIQQALEETGQADNTMIVFTSDNGGAGYVGLPELNKPFRGWKLTFFEGGLRVPHFIKWPNGLPEAKELDTPVMHIDIFPTLAAAAGAPLPQNVKIDGVNLLPYARGKGAIKERPLFFQSGFYRAIRLGDWKLKVSENPKKVWLYDLKEDPTEQNNLAEQIPTKVSELHHLIKNHIASGKGARYPYSILAPILIDKTNEQSYKKGDEYIYWPN from the coding sequence ATGAAGAAATTTCTGATATTCTTTACTTTAGTGATTGCTGTTGGTGGATCAGTTGCTTGGTTTAATCGAATAGAGTTGATGTTGTTTATGATTAGTAAACGCACTGATGCTCAATATGATATCCGGCCAAACAGAGAGGTAGTATGGCAGCAAGGTCCTGAGACAGAATCGAAGGCGCTTAATCAAAAGCCTAATATTATATTTATTGTCCTTGATGATGTTGGTTACAATGACATTTCAACATTTGGAGGTGGAATTGCGGGCGGACTTTTAAAAACGCCGCACATTGATAAATTAGCCTCAGAATCTGTGGTTTTCAGACAAAGCTATGCTGGAAATGCTACGTGTGCGCCCTCGCGGGGTATGATGATGACCGGACGATATCAAAATACGACGGGCTATGAATTCACACCTTTTCCTGGTGGTGCTGGTCCATTGATATCTGTTAGTAACTCTATTGATCGCAACATGCCCGAAACACTTCCAGGCTTTGAAAATGATGTGCCCTTTGAAAATCAGGGGTTACCTGCAGAGGAAGTAACTATTGCAGAAGTGCTGAAAGAGCGAGGGTATTATACAGCCCATATCGGGAAGTGGCATATGGGGCGCTATAATGGCATGGCACCGAATGATCAAGGTTTCGATGATAGCTTGTATATGCATAGCGGACTTTACTTGCCAGAAGATCATCCAGATGTGGTGAATGCAAAATTAGAGCAGGATCCTATCGATAAGATCTTATGGGCAAGATTGCGGTATTCAGCAACATTTAATAATGCGACGGATGAAGATCTTTTTCAGCCTAAAGGCTATCTCACTGATTTTTGGACTAATGAAAGTGTCAAAGTTATCAAGGCGAATAAAAACCGTCCTTTCTTTCTTTATTTAGCCCATTGGGGTACGCATACTCCCTTACAGGCAACACGTGCAGACTATGAAGCGGTTGGCGATATTAAACCTCATAATCGCCGTGTGTATGCGGCTATGATGCGAGCTATTGATCGCAGTGTAGGTAAAATTCAGCAAGCCTTAGAAGAAACAGGGCAGGCTGATAATACTATGATTGTCTTCACAAGTGATAATGGCGGTGCTGGATATGTGGGGCTTCCAGAGTTGAATAAACCATTTAGAGGTTGGAAATTAACCTTTTTTGAAGGGGGATTGAGAGTTCCGCATTTCATAAAATGGCCTAATGGCCTTCCTGAAGCTAAAGAATTAGATACCCCCGTTATGCATATTGATATCTTTCCAACATTGGCTGCAGCAGCCGGCGCGCCTCTGCCGCAAAATGTAAAGATTGACGGTGTCAATTTACTGCCCTATGCCCGTGGCAAAGGTGCAATAAAAGAACGACCCTTGTTTTTCCAGAGTGGTTTCTACAGGGCAATCAGACTTGGCGATTGGAAGTTGAAGGTTTCTGAAAACCCCAAGAAAGTATGGCTCTATGATCTTAAGGAAGATCCGACGGAGCAAAATAATCTTGCTGAGCAGATACCAACAAAAGTAAGTGAGTTACATCACCTCATAAAAAATCACATCGCTTCGGGAAAAGGGGCTCGCTATCCCTATTCAATCCTCGCCCCAATCTTGATTGATAAGACCAATGAGCAGTCTTACAAAAAAGGTGATGAATATATTTATTGGCCAAACTAG
- a CDS encoding type 1 glutamine amidotransferase domain-containing protein, which yields MKKKLLKIAAGLGAVVLLIAIALPTILHKAGLHPVYTGPTYSAKGKRALIITTSHSILSEPGQTEGPATGVFGSELTHPYYTFLDAGMEIDVASIKGGEIPIDPQSFSHPVITVEDKQFQKDTIFQAKVKNSLAIQDVNFEDYDLIFLSGGWGAAYDMAQSSVLATKITQAYYSEKKAVIGGVCHGVLGLVNAKDKDGNLLIAGRKMTGVTDKQLKELGIEVTPKHPETELRKAGALYEASTGFRDIFQTHVVIDAEKRFVTGQNQNSGLETSHKMLSLIADK from the coding sequence ATGAAAAAGAAACTATTGAAAATTGCAGCTGGATTAGGTGCAGTTGTCCTATTAATTGCCATTGCACTGCCAACAATTCTTCATAAAGCTGGGCTGCATCCAGTCTACACGGGACCAACATATAGTGCAAAAGGGAAACGGGCTCTCATTATCACAACCAGCCACAGTATTCTTTCTGAGCCCGGTCAAACTGAGGGTCCGGCGACAGGTGTATTCGGTTCAGAGTTAACGCATCCTTATTACACATTTCTAGACGCTGGAATGGAAATTGATGTGGCGAGTATTAAGGGCGGTGAAATTCCGATTGATCCACAAAGTTTTAGTCATCCTGTGATTACTGTGGAAGATAAACAATTTCAAAAAGACACAATTTTTCAAGCCAAGGTCAAGAATTCTCTCGCAATTCAAGATGTTAATTTTGAAGACTATGATTTAATCTTTTTGTCAGGCGGTTGGGGTGCTGCTTATGATATGGCGCAGTCCTCTGTATTAGCGACCAAAATTACGCAGGCTTATTATAGCGAGAAAAAAGCAGTAATTGGCGGCGTATGTCATGGTGTCTTAGGGTTGGTGAATGCAAAAGATAAAGATGGCAATTTATTAATAGCAGGTAGAAAAATGACAGGTGTCACTGATAAACAATTGAAAGAGTTAGGGATCGAAGTGACACCCAAGCATCCAGAAACTGAGCTCCGAAAGGCTGGCGCATTATATGAAGCGAGTACTGGGTTTCGTGACATCTTTCAAACGCATGTTGTCATTGACGCTGAGAAACGATTTGTGACGGGTCAAAATCAAAATTCTGGTCTTGAAACTTCCCATAAAATGCTGAGTTTGATCGCTGATAAATAG